The following are encoded together in the Lagopus muta isolate bLagMut1 chromosome 7, bLagMut1 primary, whole genome shotgun sequence genome:
- the RAB5A gene encoding ras-related protein Rab-5A, translated as MANRGATRPNGPNAGNKICQFKLVLLGESAVGKSSLVLRFVKGQFHEFQESTIGAAFLTQTVCLDDTTVKFEIWDTAGQERYHSLAPMYYRGAQAAIVVYDITNEESFARAKNWVKELQRQASPNIVIALAGNKADLANKRAVDFQEAQAYADDNSLLFMETSAKTSMNVNEIFMAIAKKLPKNEPQNTGANSARGRGVDLTEPTQPPKSQCCSN; from the exons ATGGCTAATCGTGGAGCAACAAGACCCAATGGGCCAAatgctggaaataaaatttgCCAATTCAAATTAGTACTTCTAGGAGAGTCTGCAGTTGGTAAATCAAGTTTGGTGCTTCGTTTTGTAAAAGGGCAGTTTCATGAGTTTCAAGAAAGTACAATTGGAG CTGCTTTTCTAACCCAAACTGTGTGTCTTGACGATACAACGGTAAAATTTGAGATTTGGGATACAGCTGGGCAAGAGCGGTATCACAGTTTAGCACCTATGTACTACAGAGGAGCGCAAGCAGCTATAGTTGTATACGACATTACAAATGAG GAGTCCTTTGCCAGAGCGAAAAACTGGGTCAAAGAACTTCAGCGTCAAGCAAGTCCTAACATAGTAATAGCTTTAGCAGGAAACAAAGCTGATCTAGCTAACAAAAGAGCTGTGGATTTCCAG gaagCACAAGCTTATGCAGATGACAACAGTTTATTGTTCATGGAAACATCTGCCAAAACATCTATGAACGTAAACGAAATATTTATGGCAATTG CAAAAAAATTGCCAAAGAATGAACCACAGAATACAGGAGCTAACTCTGCCAGAGGAAGAGGAGTAGACCTTACTGAACCCACACAACCACCCAAGAGTCAATGTTGCAGTAACTAA